A part of Streptomyces sp. NBC_01210 genomic DNA contains:
- a CDS encoding CU044_2847 family protein has protein sequence MNGRVQQIELPGGAVVLARLSTAGAGGYGEDDEDVGFVENVTAKVQQLDRLITEVGASVLEAAAAAKPDEASVTFGVELTAKSGVALAVLAAGEAKASVQVTLTWKLKDQPAQDPAPDPAPDTAPDPAQDPAPDTAPTSGSSTS, from the coding sequence GTGAACGGACGCGTCCAGCAGATCGAATTACCCGGGGGAGCCGTAGTGCTCGCCAGGCTGTCCACGGCCGGCGCTGGCGGATACGGCGAGGACGACGAGGACGTCGGCTTCGTCGAGAACGTGACCGCCAAGGTCCAGCAGCTCGACCGGCTGATCACCGAGGTGGGCGCCTCCGTCCTCGAGGCCGCGGCCGCCGCCAAGCCGGACGAGGCCAGCGTCACCTTCGGTGTCGAGCTCACCGCCAAGTCCGGGGTTGCCCTCGCCGTACTCGCCGCGGGGGAGGCCAAAGCATCCGTCCAGGTCACCCTCACCTGGAAGCTGAAAGATCAGCCGGCCCAGGACCCGGCCCCGGATCCGGCCCCGGACACAGCCCCGGATCCCGCCCAGGATCCTGCCCCGGACACAGCCCCCACCTCGGGCAGCAGCACCTCATGA
- a CDS encoding SAV_2336 N-terminal domain-related protein, giving the protein MDAALPAPAALPPPGALTALVTRLREAEVKPTAEELADALWLARFVPAAASREPGAAPAAPAGPQPVNPAPVDVKETSAPLSFKPGPVPRTRIDLFGPAQSEGAAGGLPDGGLRRVPVPAAAALPDTLALQRALRPLQRYRPPMRLVRRELDEVATADRAADTGLVVPVLAAVRRREARLALVMDVSSSNVVWNKALDELRQICERAGAFREVAVHHLREDEHTPAQLGDPTGRQLTLVLSDCAGPMWRSGRMQRLLHIWASTAPVAVVQPLPQHMWRRTHLPARPGLLRRREGPAGRLEFNAPYGGAERGIPVPVLALRRSSFEAWTRLVAGATGQSLNAAAGLVRSRHEAATGRARTAQDIDAGERVRAFRRTASPAAAQLAVYLSAVPLVLPVMQLVQRAMLVRSSPDVLAEVLLSGMLRRDDDGPAEDEGGPAYTFLTGVREELLGQLGASSAALVLKHCSEYVETRYGRTVRNFPAMAAAFLAGSVDPRPAVLSSPDSRGLSAFARVSAQVLRRLGAAEPTAPPGGPPGGGPAALVAQARACMAHFGEYGTVRDLDAAIQLLGSATQAERRATERAVLYGELAEALLRRWLVRPLPEDLRQALDAAQNAITGQPQAHLTLAQVLEAMADEVEAGRLSPRLMPEWVRVQTAAEAHDPGLVASVLLATADTSLAELTDSTPRSEGARLLRQTAAVARIRVLRRLAVTGAPYALRGPGRPEDWFTGTLQTALSVVHLLLADEHRADGHRADEHWEDEHRESALLIRGGLLLELARHHRGEGPVAREAGEADRIAARAFADRADNDLHAGIDGLDWDAVPQTELCRAWLDYADAIEFAHEDLDDDDRLRILQALDQARRHVGKDEEAEADCLLRMARVLDQRYASTGGWVHRDSAIAAWTSALPLLPPGDPRRAVILTALGRQLTERGVDKDSAVDVHAAVRALRGAIDETPGADAELPRRRALLGHAYIERFRAEEAVADLHEADWALGATARGADDPELAAHAWWYRALASSLLAQRTDSPPRLSDAAAYFRRAAAEPSTGDLTERAVTAQWMRATRLERTAGPERALEEHRAVLRMLVAADAADLEAANLVRQELARLGAGGT; this is encoded by the coding sequence GTGGACGCCGCCCTCCCGGCCCCCGCCGCCCTCCCGCCGCCCGGCGCGCTGACCGCGCTGGTCACGCGGCTGCGCGAGGCCGAAGTGAAGCCGACCGCCGAGGAGTTGGCCGACGCCCTGTGGCTGGCCCGCTTCGTACCGGCGGCCGCCTCCCGCGAGCCCGGCGCCGCGCCCGCCGCGCCCGCGGGACCGCAGCCCGTGAACCCTGCTCCCGTGGACGTCAAGGAGACGTCCGCGCCCTTGTCGTTCAAGCCGGGCCCGGTGCCACGCACCCGTATCGACCTGTTCGGGCCCGCACAGTCGGAGGGCGCGGCCGGCGGCTTACCGGACGGAGGTCTGCGGAGGGTTCCCGTACCGGCCGCCGCGGCGCTCCCCGACACACTCGCGCTGCAGCGTGCCCTGCGGCCGCTGCAGCGCTACCGGCCGCCCATGCGCCTGGTCCGTCGCGAGCTCGACGAGGTCGCGACGGCCGACCGGGCCGCCGACACCGGACTGGTGGTGCCGGTGCTCGCCGCGGTACGGCGGCGTGAGGCGCGCCTCGCCCTCGTCATGGACGTCTCCTCGTCGAATGTCGTGTGGAACAAGGCACTCGACGAGCTGCGGCAGATCTGCGAACGCGCCGGGGCCTTCCGCGAGGTCGCCGTCCACCATCTGCGTGAGGACGAGCACACCCCGGCCCAGCTCGGTGACCCCACAGGTCGGCAGCTGACCCTGGTGCTCAGCGACTGCGCGGGCCCCATGTGGCGCAGCGGCCGGATGCAGCGGCTGCTGCACATCTGGGCCTCGACCGCGCCGGTCGCCGTGGTGCAGCCGCTGCCGCAGCACATGTGGCGGCGTACGCATCTGCCCGCGCGGCCCGGACTGCTGCGGCGGCGGGAAGGACCCGCTGGGCGGCTGGAGTTCAATGCGCCGTACGGAGGGGCCGAACGGGGCATTCCGGTGCCCGTGCTCGCCCTGCGCCGCTCCTCCTTCGAGGCCTGGACGCGGCTGGTGGCCGGCGCCACCGGCCAGTCGCTGAACGCCGCGGCGGGCCTGGTCAGAAGCCGTCACGAGGCGGCCACGGGCCGGGCCCGTACGGCGCAGGACATCGACGCGGGCGAGCGGGTGCGGGCCTTCCGCAGAACCGCGTCGCCGGCCGCCGCGCAGCTCGCGGTCTATCTGTCGGCGGTGCCGCTCGTCCTTCCGGTGATGCAGCTCGTCCAGCGCGCGATGCTGGTCCGCAGCAGTCCCGATGTACTGGCGGAGGTGCTGCTCAGCGGAATGCTGCGACGTGACGACGACGGCCCGGCCGAGGACGAGGGCGGCCCCGCGTACACCTTCCTGACGGGCGTACGCGAAGAGCTGCTCGGCCAACTGGGCGCGAGCAGCGCGGCGTTGGTGCTCAAGCACTGCTCCGAGTACGTCGAGACGCGCTACGGGCGTACGGTTCGGAACTTCCCGGCCATGGCCGCGGCCTTCCTCGCGGGCTCGGTGGACCCGAGGCCCGCGGTCCTCAGCAGTCCGGACAGCCGCGGTCTTTCGGCCTTCGCGCGGGTGTCGGCGCAGGTGCTGCGGCGGCTCGGCGCGGCCGAGCCGACCGCACCACCGGGCGGCCCGCCGGGCGGGGGACCGGCCGCACTGGTGGCACAGGCGCGCGCCTGTATGGCGCATTTCGGCGAGTACGGGACTGTACGCGACCTGGACGCGGCGATTCAGCTGCTCGGCTCCGCCACCCAGGCCGAACGGCGCGCCACCGAACGGGCCGTGCTGTACGGGGAGCTGGCCGAGGCCCTGCTGCGGCGCTGGCTGGTGCGCCCGCTCCCGGAGGACCTGCGACAGGCGCTCGACGCAGCCCAGAACGCGATCACCGGACAGCCGCAGGCGCATCTGACGCTGGCGCAGGTGCTGGAGGCGATGGCGGACGAGGTGGAGGCGGGCCGGCTCAGCCCCCGGCTGATGCCGGAGTGGGTGCGGGTGCAGACGGCCGCGGAAGCCCATGACCCGGGCCTGGTGGCGTCGGTCCTGCTGGCGACCGCGGACACCAGTCTCGCCGAGCTGACCGACAGCACCCCACGGTCGGAGGGCGCGCGGCTGCTCCGGCAGACCGCCGCGGTGGCCAGGATCCGGGTGCTGCGGCGCCTTGCGGTGACCGGCGCGCCGTACGCGCTGCGCGGCCCCGGCCGGCCCGAGGACTGGTTCACCGGCACACTGCAGACCGCGCTCTCCGTCGTCCATCTGCTGCTGGCCGACGAACACCGTGCCGACGGACACCGTGCCGACGAACACTGGGAGGACGAACACCGGGAGTCCGCGTTGCTCATCAGGGGCGGACTGCTGCTCGAACTGGCCCGCCACCACCGGGGCGAGGGCCCGGTCGCCAGGGAGGCCGGCGAGGCGGACCGCATCGCCGCCCGAGCTTTCGCCGACCGGGCCGACAACGATCTGCACGCCGGCATCGACGGACTCGACTGGGACGCCGTCCCGCAGACGGAGCTCTGCCGCGCCTGGCTGGACTACGCCGACGCCATCGAGTTCGCCCACGAGGACCTCGACGACGACGACAGGCTGCGTATCCTCCAGGCCCTGGACCAGGCGCGCCGGCACGTGGGCAAGGACGAGGAGGCCGAGGCCGACTGCCTGCTGCGGATGGCCCGCGTGCTGGACCAGCGGTACGCGTCCACCGGCGGCTGGGTGCACCGCGACTCGGCGATCGCCGCCTGGACCTCGGCGCTGCCGCTGCTGCCTCCCGGCGATCCCCGCCGCGCCGTGATCCTCACCGCGCTCGGCAGGCAGCTGACCGAGCGGGGTGTGGACAAGGACTCGGCCGTCGATGTGCACGCGGCTGTACGGGCACTGCGCGGCGCGATCGACGAGACGCCCGGCGCCGATGCTGAACTGCCGCGCCGCAGGGCCCTGCTGGGCCATGCGTACATCGAACGCTTCCGTGCCGAGGAAGCGGTCGCCGACCTCCACGAGGCGGACTGGGCCCTGGGCGCGACGGCCCGCGGCGCGGACGACCCCGAACTGGCCGCCCATGCCTGGTGGTACCGGGCGCTGGCATCCTCACTCCTCGCCCAGCGCACCGACTCGCCCCCCAGGCTCAGCGACGCCGCCGCCTACTTCCGCCGCGCCGCCGCCGAACCGAGCACCGGCGACCTCACCGAACGGGCCGTCACCGCCCAGTGGATGAGAGCCACCCGCCTGGAACGCACCGCGGGTCCCGAGCGCGCCCTGGAGGAACACCGCGCGGTGCTCCGCATGCTGGTCGCCGCGGACGCGGCGGACCTGGAGGCGGCGAACCTCGTCCGCCAGGAGCTGGCCAGACTCGGCGCCGGGGGCACCTGA
- a CDS encoding DUF4097 family beta strand repeat-containing protein → MSEWSVAEPKKLTFDDPVTALNVRIVNGTVNVVGTEEGSARLEISQVEGPPLIVTQQGSTLTVAYEDLPWKGFLKWLDRKGWHRSAVVSLAVPSGSAVEVGVVGAAAVVSGIQGPTAIRGVSGDTTLVGVSGAVRAESVSGNLEAQSVTGDLRYNSVSGDLTVIAGAGSSVRAESVSGDMVIDLDPAGKPTDIRLTTVSGEVAIRLPHPTDAQVEANTASGAVSNAFDNLRVSGQWGAKKITGTLGAGTGTLRATTVSGSIALLRRPPAEDEPYDAAPTGKVL, encoded by the coding sequence ATGTCCGAGTGGTCCGTTGCAGAGCCGAAGAAGCTCACCTTCGACGACCCGGTGACGGCACTCAACGTGCGTATCGTCAACGGAACGGTCAACGTCGTGGGCACGGAAGAAGGTTCCGCCCGCCTGGAGATCTCCCAGGTCGAAGGACCCCCGCTGATCGTCACCCAGCAGGGCTCCACCCTCACCGTCGCGTACGAGGACCTGCCCTGGAAGGGCTTCCTCAAGTGGCTCGACCGCAAGGGCTGGCACCGCAGCGCCGTGGTCTCCCTCGCCGTCCCGTCCGGCTCGGCCGTCGAGGTCGGCGTCGTCGGCGCCGCGGCCGTTGTCTCCGGCATCCAGGGGCCCACCGCGATACGCGGCGTCAGCGGCGACACCACCCTCGTCGGGGTCTCGGGCGCGGTCCGTGCCGAATCCGTCTCCGGAAACCTGGAGGCTCAGTCCGTCACCGGCGACCTCCGCTACAACTCGGTCTCCGGCGATCTGACCGTGATCGCGGGCGCGGGCTCCTCCGTACGGGCCGAGTCCGTCAGCGGCGACATGGTCATAGACCTCGACCCGGCCGGGAAGCCGACGGACATCCGGCTGACCACCGTCTCCGGCGAGGTCGCGATCCGCCTGCCGCACCCCACGGACGCACAGGTCGAGGCGAACACCGCGAGCGGCGCGGTCTCCAACGCCTTCGACAACCTGCGGGTCAGCGGCCAGTGGGGCGCGAAGAAGATCACCGGCACGCTGGGCGCGGGCACGGGGACGCTCAGGGCGACGACGGTCTCCGGTTCCATCGCGCTGCTCCGCCGACCGCCCGCGGAGGACGAACCGTACGACGCAGCCCCCACCGGAAAGGTGCTCTGA
- a CDS encoding AAA family ATPase yields MDDWLIYRGVGAPDPDRIRHLPPPPPWRAFSGEPLPDPAPPIDSSSTRRLGARVEAPPAQDAEALELINAALYLRRPLLVTGEPGSGKSTLAHSVAYELGLGRVLQWPIVSRTELKDGLYTYDAIGRLQDAQLAERQADDIGRYIRLGPLGTALLPAARPRVLLIDELDKSDIDLPNDLLNVVEEGEFALPELERMADRPGQDEVRVLTDDGRRVPVRDGRVRCHAFPFVVMTSNGERDFPAPLLRRCIHLHLDPPRDERLAAMVQAHFGAGSDERNLDLISQFTREDGDGELRPTDQLLNAIFLTQHAVREEPGRREEIAELLIRPLETRQR; encoded by the coding sequence ATGGACGACTGGCTGATCTACCGTGGCGTCGGCGCACCGGATCCCGACCGGATCCGGCACCTTCCGCCGCCGCCGCCCTGGCGCGCCTTCTCCGGAGAGCCGCTGCCCGACCCGGCGCCGCCGATCGACAGCTCATCGACCCGGCGGCTCGGCGCGCGTGTCGAGGCCCCGCCCGCCCAGGACGCCGAAGCCCTCGAACTGATCAATGCCGCCCTGTACTTGAGGCGGCCGCTCCTCGTCACCGGTGAGCCGGGCTCCGGCAAGTCGACGCTCGCGCACTCCGTCGCGTACGAACTCGGCCTCGGCCGGGTGCTCCAGTGGCCCATCGTCAGCCGCACCGAGCTGAAGGACGGGCTGTACACCTACGACGCGATCGGCCGGCTCCAGGACGCCCAGCTCGCCGAGCGCCAGGCCGACGACATCGGCCGGTACATCAGGCTCGGGCCGCTGGGCACCGCGCTGCTGCCCGCCGCGCGGCCGCGCGTGCTGCTCATCGACGAGCTCGACAAGAGCGATATCGACCTGCCGAACGATCTGCTCAATGTGGTGGAGGAAGGGGAGTTCGCGCTCCCGGAGCTGGAGCGGATGGCCGACCGGCCGGGTCAGGACGAGGTGCGGGTGCTCACCGACGACGGCCGCCGGGTGCCGGTGCGGGACGGCCGGGTGCGCTGTCACGCCTTCCCCTTCGTGGTGATGACCAGCAATGGCGAGCGCGACTTCCCGGCCCCGCTGCTGCGCCGCTGCATCCATCTGCATCTCGACCCGCCCCGCGACGAGCGGCTGGCCGCCATGGTCCAGGCGCACTTCGGGGCCGGGTCCGACGAGCGGAACCTCGATCTGATCAGCCAGTTCACCCGGGAGGACGGCGACGGCGAACTGCGTCCCACCGACCAGCTGCTGAACGCGATCTTCCTCACGCAGCACGCGGTACGTGAGGAGCCGGGACGGCGCGAGGAGATTGCCGAGCTGCTGATACGTCCTCTCGAGACCAGGCAGCGGTGA
- a CDS encoding DUF6104 family protein: MYFTDRGIEELEKRRGEEEVTFEWLAEQLRTFVDLNPDFEVPVERLATWLARLDDEDEDE; encoded by the coding sequence TTGTACTTCACCGATCGCGGCATCGAGGAGCTGGAGAAGCGACGCGGCGAGGAGGAGGTCACTTTCGAGTGGCTCGCCGAACAGCTGCGTACGTTTGTGGACCTCAATCCGGACTTCGAGGTCCCGGTGGAACGCCTGGCCACGTGGCTGGCGCGGCTGGACGACGAGGACGAGGACGAGTAG
- a CDS encoding VMAP-C domain-containing protein, which produces MSDSDSFIDALTRAATVHFTPARQGPDTAAMWGSGFFVAPGWVLTCAHVLAPHLKGDQARVFHLRGSEVNGGEPLEAQLSCWLLDGEPRAEQRVPVEQDLALVQLVEPDVEHECVWLTDRTEYPGGRGMVQGYRPEQQEDGAEKRAVRWKATARINGFDDDYGMRFRPEAEFPRGGSGSPVVDAHTGAVVGILKSRRVGRDGGMAIAATALRRFGPAYQLVMAAHDRWHGQSPKVTGHNWIERQDQLPGAGVHTSGEQWSPVDRREALSLLAGVHPPAGIRPVAELAKKARGGVAPPPGQLLPRIWRDGHGLLYEAGQPVAAIAALHYLQLVVEYERSRGAEAAPLADWVARRLQEVPRIVHTVVTQATLPPGLVHPRTADGQDRIVVRYPRPGDGSAVVIVELEPVCDARPARFYWRIRVDDGHDVNEPLHEEHTGEGVPPEQIVQKLRGPLDEVFASVDSPGAPAPLEVALPADHFDTAVHRWQLTEMARLHHPAYVGVRRMVVLRDLARRGEPDTVWLRRWEGMLAAEALTACRTPPQRQVPRPRHFEEMPPSAVPVLCRPAGRGVGRRAIGMALQAGHGIALWHTDGHPDHGCTEFCEDVHQGAAVLLAQTAGAIELPDRLRRIRDDISGSRNSTHWAEGVSMLYDDPSRPLPADDSGPVDSP; this is translated from the coding sequence ATGAGCGATTCCGACTCCTTCATCGACGCCCTGACCCGCGCCGCCACCGTCCACTTCACGCCCGCGCGGCAAGGGCCGGACACCGCCGCCATGTGGGGCAGCGGCTTCTTCGTAGCGCCCGGCTGGGTGTTGACCTGCGCACACGTCCTCGCGCCCCATCTCAAGGGCGACCAGGCACGCGTCTTCCACCTCCGTGGCAGCGAAGTGAACGGCGGCGAGCCCCTCGAGGCGCAGCTCTCCTGCTGGCTGCTCGACGGCGAGCCGCGTGCCGAGCAGCGGGTGCCCGTCGAGCAGGATCTCGCCCTGGTGCAGCTCGTCGAGCCCGATGTCGAGCACGAATGTGTATGGCTCACCGACCGCACCGAGTACCCCGGCGGCCGCGGCATGGTCCAGGGCTACCGGCCCGAGCAACAGGAGGACGGAGCCGAGAAGCGCGCCGTGCGATGGAAGGCCACCGCCAGGATCAACGGCTTCGACGACGACTACGGGATGCGATTCCGGCCAGAGGCGGAGTTCCCCAGGGGCGGCTCGGGCTCCCCGGTCGTCGACGCCCATACCGGCGCCGTCGTCGGCATCCTCAAGTCCCGGCGCGTCGGCAGGGACGGCGGCATGGCCATCGCCGCCACCGCCCTGCGCCGGTTCGGCCCCGCGTACCAGCTCGTCATGGCCGCGCACGACCGCTGGCACGGCCAGTCCCCGAAGGTCACCGGGCACAACTGGATCGAGCGCCAGGACCAGCTCCCCGGCGCCGGCGTGCACACCAGCGGCGAACAGTGGAGCCCCGTGGACCGGCGCGAGGCACTGAGCCTGCTCGCCGGCGTACACCCGCCCGCCGGTATCCGCCCCGTCGCCGAGCTTGCCAAGAAGGCCCGCGGCGGCGTCGCCCCGCCGCCCGGGCAGCTGCTGCCCCGCATCTGGCGCGACGGACACGGCCTGCTGTACGAGGCGGGGCAGCCCGTCGCCGCCATCGCCGCGCTGCACTACCTCCAGCTGGTGGTGGAGTACGAGCGCAGCCGAGGCGCCGAAGCCGCGCCGCTCGCCGACTGGGTGGCCCGGCGGCTTCAGGAAGTGCCCCGGATCGTGCACACCGTGGTGACCCAGGCGACGCTGCCGCCCGGACTCGTACACCCGCGCACCGCCGACGGCCAGGACCGGATCGTCGTCCGCTATCCGCGGCCCGGCGACGGGTCCGCCGTCGTCATCGTCGAGCTGGAGCCGGTCTGCGACGCCCGGCCCGCCCGCTTCTACTGGCGGATCCGGGTCGACGACGGCCATGACGTCAACGAGCCGCTGCACGAGGAGCACACGGGCGAAGGCGTCCCGCCGGAGCAGATCGTCCAGAAGCTGCGCGGCCCGCTGGACGAGGTCTTCGCCTCGGTCGATTCGCCCGGTGCCCCGGCTCCGCTCGAAGTCGCCCTGCCCGCGGACCATTTCGACACCGCCGTGCACCGTTGGCAGCTCACCGAGATGGCCCGGCTGCACCATCCGGCGTATGTCGGCGTACGACGGATGGTGGTGCTGCGCGACCTCGCGAGACGAGGAGAACCGGACACCGTTTGGCTGCGCCGCTGGGAGGGGATGCTGGCCGCCGAGGCGCTCACCGCCTGCCGCACTCCGCCGCAGCGCCAGGTCCCCCGGCCCCGCCACTTCGAGGAAATGCCGCCGTCCGCCGTACCCGTCCTGTGCCGGCCCGCAGGCAGGGGCGTCGGACGGAGAGCCATCGGCATGGCACTGCAGGCCGGACACGGCATCGCCCTGTGGCACACCGACGGCCATCCCGACCACGGCTGTACGGAGTTCTGCGAGGACGTGCACCAGGGCGCGGCCGTACTGCTCGCACAGACCGCGGGCGCGATTGAGCTTCCCGACCGGCTGCGCCGTATCCGGGACGACATCAGCGGATCGAGGAACAGCACACACTGGGCCGAGGGGGTGTCCATGCTCTACGACGACCCGAGCCGCCCGCTGCCCGCCGACGACAGCGGACCGGTGGACTCCCCATGA